The genomic interval ATCAGGCCAGTGCGCTCGTTCGATACCTGCTCTTCGCTCAGCTTGGCGTCTTCGATCGCCTGCTTCATGGCCACGTAGGAGTAGCCGGCAGCATCGCCCATGAAGCGCAAGGTTTTGCGGTCTATGTGTTCTTTCAGGTCTATATCAACAACGCCAGCCACTTGGCTGCGAAAGCCCATGTCCGCATATTCTTGCTTGAAGCGAATGCCTGAACGGCCTTCGCGCAGAGCCTCGACAACGGATGCTTTGTCAGTTCCGATGCAGGAAGTGATGCCTAAGCCGGTAACTACTACGCGTTTCATAAGTGACCTCTGATTGAAGTTAGGTCGAGCCTCGTCGAAAGGTGCGAGCGCTCGATCTGGCAATTATCGCACAAGAGTGCGATAGCTGCTTTTTGGATTGCCAATGCAAATGGATATTATTAGAAGGCGTCTGTGTTGCCAAATAAGCCGACGCGTAGGTCTTTGGCGAAATAAATGTCTTTGCCGTCAACGGATACGCGACCATCGGCGATGCCCATGATCAGTTTGCGCTCGATCACGCGCTTTAAGTTAATGTGGTAGGTGACTTTCTTCGCCGTGGGTAGAATCTGGCCGGTAAATTTCACTTCACCTGAGCCCAGCGCACGTCCGCGACCGGGGTTGCCTTTCCAGGCGAGGAAGAAGCCCACTAGCTGCCACATGGCATCTAAGCCGAGGCAGCCTGGCATGACCGGGTCGCCGGGGAAGTGGCAGTCGAAAAACCAGAGGTCTGGATTGATATCCAGCTCGGCGACAATTTCACCTTTACCAAACTCACCACCTTCGGCCGCGATATGCACGATGCGGTCGAGCATCAGCATGTTGGGAATGGGTAGTTGGGCGTTGCCCGGGCCAAACATGCGGCCATGGCCACACTCGAGTAAATCGTCGCGTGTGTAGGCATTCTTTCTGTCAGCAGGGATCATATATCGCCTTTCTTCGTGGTGGGGCCAAAGCCCAGTCTGCAAAGCCCGCCATTCTACCGGCTGAGGAGTGGTTGTCTAGCCTAGATCTTAGGCTAAACAGCGGGTCAATGGTCGCGGGCTACGCTGAAATTGGCCAGATCGACCAAGGCCTGTTTATAGCTGGAGTCGGGTAAAACAGCCAGCTTGGCTATCGCTTGTTGGGCTTGATGCTTGGCTGCATCTAGGGTGTAGGTGGAGCCGCCGGTGGCTTTTACCACGGCCAGTACTTGGCCGAGCAGGCTGGCGTCGCTGCTGCGGATAGCCTGCGCGATCAGCGCTTTTTGCTCTGCGTCACCGAGAGCCATAGCGCGCAATAGCGGCAGTGTGGGTTTGCCTTCGGCTAAGTCGTCGCCGACGTTTTTGCCCAGTGTGGCGGCATCGCCTTCGTAATCTAGGGCGTCATCGACCAGTTGGAAGGCTAGGCCTAGGTGATAGCCATAGGCTCTTAGTTGTTCTTGAGTGTCTTTCGGTGCGCCGGCGAGTAGTGCTGCTGATTCACAGGCAGCTTCGAATAGTGCCGCAGTCTTTTTGTGAATGACGGTGTAGTAGTCGGCTTCGCTAATGTCTGGGTTTTTGGCATTGACCAGCTGCTGCACTTCCCCTTCGGAAATGACGTTGGTGGTATTGGCAAGGATGTTCATGATTTCCATGCGCCCGATGCCGACCATCATCTGAAAGGCGCGCGAGTAGAGGAAGTCGCCCACCAGCACCGAGGGCGCGTTGCCCCATTGGGCGTTGGCGGTGGGGCGGCCACGGCGCAGGGCCGATACATCCACCACGTCGTCGTGCAGTAGCGTGGCGGTGTGGATAAATTCGATAATGGCGGCCAGGTCGAGCCGCGCGGCTTGCTTGTAGCCCAGCGCGTTGGCGCAAAGCAGCACCAGTAGTGGGCGCAAGCGCTTGCCGCCTGCTTCTACTAAGTAGTGGCCGATATTCTCCACCAGCCCGACATCTGAGTGCAGCTGCTTGATGATAAGTTGGTTGACCTGCTCGAAATCAGCGGCAACGGCTTTGTGGAAAGACAACATAGAAGTTTCACTTTGCAGGTCTGGGCGGATCGCATGCTAGGCAGGGCGAGTGGGGGTGTCAAGGTTAGTGAAGAAGTATGACATAAGGAGGTTGCGGTTAGTTGGTCGATGAAGTAGAATCGCGCACCCTGAAATTGCACACGACGCAAGTTGATAAAATGCAAGCCTGACAATAGGTGCGCTACTTCGTGTCGTCCAGTTTTGTGAATTGGAGCGGAAATATGTACGCAGTATTCGAAAGCGGTGGTAAGCAGCACCGTGTGATCGAGGGTGAAACCCTTAAGCTAGAAAAGATCGAAGTTGCCACTGGCGGCAAGATCGAGTTCGACAAAGTGCTATTGGTTGCCAATGGCGACAAAGTTTCTTTGGGTGAGCCTGTTGTTAAAGGCGCACTGGTTACCGCAGAAGTTGTAAGCCACGGCCGTGCTGACAAGGTAAAAATTGTTAAGTTCCGTCGTCGTAAGCACTCGATGAAGCGTCAAGGTCATCGTCAGTGGTTCACCGAAGTTAAAATCACTAGCATCAAAGCTTAATTAAAGGAGTATTGACTCATGGCTCACAAAAAAGCTGGCGGTAGTACCCGTAACGGTCGCGATTCCGAAAGTAAACGTCTTGGCGTAAAGCGCTTTGGCGGTCAGGTAGTATTAGCAGGTAACATCCTGGTTCGTCAGCGCGGAACTCGTTTCCACGCAGGTGAGAACGTTGGTGTTGGCAAGGATCACACCTTGTTCGCCAAGGCTACCGGTGAAGTGAAGTTTGAAGTAAAAGGCGCTAACAACCGTAAATTCGTCAGCATTATTCCTGCTGCCTAATTTCGGCGTATAGCTCTTGGTTTTACGGAAAGCCCTGTCGTCCGCGATGGGGCTTTTTGCGTTTTAGTCTTTATGTAATTTTTCAGCTGTAGGCTGGCAAATACCGCCCATTGCGGCAGGAGTAACGTGTGAAGTTTGTTGATGAGGCGCCCATTTTTGTAGCCGCCGGTAAGGGTGGTAACGGCTGTCTGAGCTTTCGCCGTGAAAAATTTGTCGAAAACGGTGGCCCAGATGGCGGCGACGGCGGCGATGGCGGCAGTGTGTATTTGGAGGGCGATGCTAGCCTCAATACCTTGATCGACTATCGCTACCAGCCCAAATATCGCGCCGCCGATGGCGAGAAAGGTCGCCCGGCTCAGTGCACGGGGGCTAAAGGTGACGACGTTATTTTAAAGGTGCCGGTGGGCACCACGATTATCGATGCCGAAACCAACGAAATTTTGGGCGACATCAAGGCCGCTGGCGAGCAGTTGATGGTGGCGCACGGTGGTTGGCACGGCCTAGGTAATTTGCGCTTTAAGAGCTCAACGAACCGCGCGCCGCGCAAGACCACGCACGGCAGCGAGGGCCAGCAGCGCACCTTGAAGCTGGAGTTAAAAGTGCTGGCCGATGTGGGCTTGCTGGGGCTGCCCAATGCGGGCAAGTCGACCTTTATTCGCGCGGTTAGCTCGGCCAAGCCGAAGGTGGCTAACTATCCGTTTACCACGCTGGTGCCGAACCTAGGTGTGGTAAAGGTGCAGGCGCACCGCAGTTTTGTGGTGGCGGATTTACCCGGTTTAATTGAGGGCGCCTCTGAGGGTGCCGGCTTGGGTATTCGTTTTTTGAAGCACTTAACCCGTTGCCGGGTACTGTTGCACCTTGTGGATATGGCGCCTTTTGATGAGTCTAACCCCACAGAAAATGCACTGGCTATTGCCAAAGAGCTAGATGCCTTTAGCCCTACACTAGCTGAGCGCGAGCGCTGGCTGGTGCTTAATAAGGCCGATTTGCTGCCCGAGGAAGAGTTCAATGCCCGTTGCGATGAGCTCATTGAGGCGATGGATTGGCAGGGCCCGGTATTTAAAATTGCCGGTATTAATCAGCAGGGCACTGAAGAATTAGCGGGCCGCTTGATGGATCACTTGGAAGCTGTTTGGGAGGCTGAAGAGGAAGATCCCGATAAGGCTGAGGCCGAGCTTCAAGCGCAGGAGCAAATGCAGCGCGAGGCGCGCGAGCGCATTGCCGAATTGCGCGAGCGCTACCACGCACGCAAGGCCGAGCGCAAAGCGGCGGGCGAAGATGGTGGCGATGACGACGATTGGAATGAAGATGACTACGACGTCGAGTTTGTCTATGAGCCCTAGCGCTTTGCGGCATAGCGCAGGAAGAATTTCGCAACGTCCATTCACAACAATATAGGGAAGGAGTTTCATGGATACCAGTGGTAAACGCACTGAAATCGTCAATAAACAACGTTGGGTTGTAAAGATTGGCAGCTCGCTGTTAACCAATAATGGCCAGGGTTTAGATAGACCGGCTATTGCGGGATGGGTTGAGCAAATGGGTCGTTTACGGGCACAGGGTATCGAGCTTGTGTTGGTGTCTTCCGGTGCTGTAGCGGCCGGTATGCGGCGCCTGGGCTGGACCACACGGCCCCATGAAATGCATAAGTTGCAGGCGGCTGCCGCGGTAGGTCAGATGACCCTTGTGCATAATTACGAAAAAGAATTTCTCAAATACAACCTTCAAACCGCGCAAATTTTGTTGGTGCACGACGATCTCGCCTCGCGCGAGCGCTACCTCAATGCTCGCTCCACCATAAACACCCTGATTGAGTTGGGTGTGGTGCCGGTGGTGAACGAAAACGACACGGTTATCACCGAAGAAATTCGCTTTGGCGACAACGATACCTTGGGCGCCTTGGTGGCCAACTTAGTGGAAGCCGACGTGCTGATTCTGCTCACTGACCAAGACGGCATGTTCGACGCCGATCCGCGCTCCAACCCCAATGCGAAGATGCTCAACCGCTTGCCTGCCTCAGACGAGCGTTTAGATGCCATGGCCGGCGACGGCGGTGCTTTGGGTCGTGGTGGCATGGTGACCAAGGTGCGGGCGGCGCGTTTGGCGGCGCGCTCGGGCACGCATACCGTGATTGTGGGTGGGCGTATCGATAATGTGATCGACCGTCTATCGAAAGGTGAGGAATTGGGCACGCTTTTATTGGCCGATGAGGAGCCGAAAACGGCGCGTAAGAATTGGCTGGCCGGGCACCTGCAGACCTGTGGCGAATACATCATCGACGATGGCGCAGCCCATAGTTTGCGCACTCAGGGTTCCAGTTTGCTGCCGGTGGGCGTGACGGGGGTGTTTGGCACCTTCAACCGGGGCGACATGGTGCTGTGCTTGGATTCCGAGGGCAACGAGGTGGCGCGCGGTTTGTCGAACTACAGCGCCCTCGACTCGCGTCGCATTGCGGGCCTGCCCAGCGACGAAATTGAAGGCGTATTGGGTTATGTGGATCAGGTGGAGCTTATTCACCGAGATAACTTGGTGTTAAGTTTGATTTAGGGTTTGGATAAGCTACAGGCTACAGGCTACAGGCTACAGGCTACAGGCTACAGGCTACAGGCTACAGGCTACAGGCTAAAAGCGGTAAGTTGGCAGAGATGCCCCGCCTTTTTTCTAACAAAAAGCCTCCTTAAAGGGGGCTTTTTGTTGCCTTAGATAAAGTGGGAGGCCACACTTTTTGCAGCTTGCAGCTTGCAGCTTGCAGCTTGCAGCTTGCAGCTTGCAGCTTGCAGCTTGCAGCTTGCAGGGTCCGGCCGTCCGGCTTGGTTCAGGCATAAAAAAACCGGCTTGCGCCGGCTTTTTTAGATCATCACAAAAACGTTCAAATTAAGCAGCGAGTGCTTTGATTTGCGCGTTTAAGCGGCTCTTATGACGAGCTGCTTTGTTCTTGTGAATGATGCCCTTGTCCGCAATGCGGTCAAGAACAGGTACAGCTGCGGCAAAAGCCGTGGTAGCTGCAGCGTGATCACCAGCTTTGATCGCTGAGAGCACTTTTTTCAAATATGTGCGCGTCATGGAGCGCAGGCTGGCGTTGTGCTTACGAGCCTTCTCGTTCTGACGAGCACGTTTTTTAGCTTGGGGTGAATTAGCCACCGTATTGCTCCTGTGAATAACTTGGTACAAATCTAGGACGCGACATTATGCTCATTTTCAAAATGATGTCAACATCGATTTGGCTTTTGGCGTTTTGATCAACCCGGCACTAGGCTTAGTTGGTTGGTGATATTAATCAGATGGGTGGTAGTTGTTGATGGGCAAGCTTGGTATGCAGAAGATCCCCAAGCAGATGTTGCAGAAAGGGATGTTTATCGAGGAGTTTTGCGGCTCGTGGATGGAGCATCCCTTCTGGCGCAGCCGCTTCGTGCTTGCTTCGGATGACGATCTCGCGCGCATCTTGCAGAGCTCGATTACCGAGCTGTGGATCGATCCTACAAAGGGCTTGGGTCTATCCGACGCTGAAGCGCGCGCCCTGCCGGCGGTCGAAGAGCCAAACTTGGAGCAATTGGCGGCATCTGAGGCTAAGGCCAAGCCGCAGCGGGTTTCAATGGGCGAGGAGTTGGCTCGAGCTCGTAAAATTTGTGATAGGGCGCGCTCTGCCGTTGAGCAGATGTTTTCCGAGGCGCGTATGGGTAAGGCGGTGGACGCCGAGCACTGCAAGGCGATGGTGGAGGAGATATCCACCTCCGTTAGCCGCAACCCCGGGGCTTTAATCAGTTTGGCGCGCTTGAAGACCGCCGATGAGTACACCTATATGCACTCGGTTGCCGTGTGTGCACTTATGATTGCGCTGGCGCGAGAGCTTGCCTTGCCCGAGGATCAAGTGAAGGAGGCTGGCCTGGCGGGGCTGCTGCACGACATGGGCAAGGCGCTGATTCCCATGTCGATCCTCAACAAGGCTGGTAAGCTGACCGACGCAGAGTTTGATATCGTCAAACAGCACCCGAAGAAGGGCTATGAGTTGCTGGTGGAGGCGGGCAATGCGAGCCAAGAGGTGATGGATGCCTGTTTGCATCACCATGAAAAAACCGATGGCAGTGGCTACCCGCACAAGCTGCTCGACGCGGACATCAGTTTGATTGCCAAGATGACGGCAGTGTGCGATGTCTATGACGCCATCACCTCTAATCGGCCGTACAAGAAAGGCTGGGACCCGGCTGAATCGATAAAAAAGATGGCCGAGTGGAGTAAGGGGCACTTCGATGAGGCGGTTTTTCAGGGGTTTGTTAAAAGCTTAGGTATTTACCCGGTTGGCTCTTTGGTTCGCCTGCAGTCTAATCGCCTAGGTATTGTTGTGGAGCAAAGTCCTGGTGCTCTGTTGAAGCCCAAGGTGAAGGTATTCTTTAGTGTGGCAAACAACACTCGTATCGCCCCGGTCCTGCTCGATTTAGCCTCCAGCAAGGTTGATGAGAAGATCGTTAGCCGCGAGCCCACCGATAAGTGGGCTTTCAAAGACCTCGACGAGCTCTGGCAGGTTGAGTAGCGGTCGCAACCTGAGCATTTCCCCGTTAGTGGGCGCTTGCTAACTTTTCCCGATTTTGGTTTGCTGGGTTGAGCTTATTGCTTTAGTTGTCAGTTTGTATCGGCAAGGTGCACTAGGGCTAAAATCATTAGGCGCCGATTGCCTGTCTTCCCTTATCCGATGCCGACCGCCTCTGCGTTTTCCAAGCTGGTGTGTTGCCGCCGCGAATAAACCGGTAAACTCGCTGGCTTTATTTAGCGTAGAAATCTTTCCGTGAGCGATGCCCCCACACCACCCGCAGGACCCAAGGCCCAGCACGGCTTGCTGAGAGCGAGTGGTGTCGTGTCGCTAATGACCTTTATGTCGCGCATTTTAGGCTTGGTGCGCGATATCGTTTTTGCCCGCTTTATCGGCTCGGAAGCTGGCGCCGACGCCTTTTTCGTCGCTTTTAAAATCCCTAATTTCCTGCGTCGCTTGTTTGCCGAGGGCGCCTTCGCCCAGGCCTTTGTGCCGGTGTTATCTGAGTATCGGTCGAATGGCAGCCACGCCGCAGTAAAGGAGTTGATTAACGCAGTTGCCGGTTGCCTTGGCTCGGCCCTGTTTGTGTTGACGGTATTTGCCTGTGTTGCGTCACCGCTGGTGGCTTGGCTGTTTGCGCCAGGCTTCGCCGGCGATGCGCTGAAGTTTGCCCTGGTGAGCGATATGATTCGTATCACCTTCCCCTACCTGATGTTGATATCCCTCACCGGTTTTGCCGGCGCGATTTTAAATAGCTATGACCGGTTTGCCATTCCCGCGATAACGCCGGTGTTTTTAAACATCACCTTAATCTTCGCCGCGCTGGTGGCTTCCAACTGGTTTGCCGTGCCGGTGATGGCCTTGGCCTGGGGCGTGTTTGCGGCCGGCTGTATCCAGTTGGTGTTCCAGCTGCCGTTTCTTGTGCGCATGCATCTGCTGCCGGTGCCGAGCCTTGATTTTCAACACCCTGGCGTAAAGCGAGTGCTCACTTTAATGGTGCCGGCGCTGTTTGGCGTGTCGGTCAGTCAAATTAACTTGTTGCTCGATACGGTGCTGGCGTCCTTTTTACCCACCGGGTCTGTGTCTTGGCTTTACTACTCCGACCGTTTGGCCGAATTGCCGCTGGGCGTGTTTGGCGTCGCTATTGCTACGGTTATTTTGCCGAGCTTGTCGCGCCAGCACGCAGGTGTGAATAGCGAGAAGTTTTCCGCCACCTTGAATTGGTCGCTGCGCATGGTGCTCTTGATTGCGCTGCCGTCAACGCTCGCGCTGCTGCTGTTGGCGAGCCCCATTTTGACCACCCTGTTCATGTACGGCAAAACCACCGCGCAGGACATCGCCATGTCCACGGCCAGCCTGCAAGCTTATGCGGTGGGCTTGACCGCGTTTATGTTGATCAAGGTGTTGGCGCCGGGGTTTTACGCGCGCCAAGATATGAAAACCCCCGTGCGCATCGGCATTATCGCAATGGTGGCCAACATGGTGTTGAATTTGGCGTTTGTGCTGCCACTTTATTATTACTGTAATTTGGGCCATGTGGGCCTAGCTTTAGCCACCTCTGTATCGGCACTGTTGAATGCGTGGCTGTTATTTAAAGGTCTGCGTGCTAAGCAAGTGCTTACACTCGATAGCGAGTGGCTGCGGCACGGGGGGCGGATGCTGCT from Simiduia curdlanivorans carries:
- the proB gene encoding glutamate 5-kinase — protein: MDTSGKRTEIVNKQRWVVKIGSSLLTNNGQGLDRPAIAGWVEQMGRLRAQGIELVLVSSGAVAAGMRRLGWTTRPHEMHKLQAAAAVGQMTLVHNYEKEFLKYNLQTAQILLVHDDLASRERYLNARSTINTLIELGVVPVVNENDTVITEEIRFGDNDTLGALVANLVEADVLILLTDQDGMFDADPRSNPNAKMLNRLPASDERLDAMAGDGGALGRGGMVTKVRAARLAARSGTHTVIVGGRIDNVIDRLSKGEELGTLLLADEEPKTARKNWLAGHLQTCGEYIIDDGAAHSLRTQGSSLLPVGVTGVFGTFNRGDMVLCLDSEGNEVARGLSNYSALDSRRIAGLPSDEIEGVLGYVDQVELIHRDNLVLSLI
- the rpsT gene encoding 30S ribosomal protein S20; this translates as MANSPQAKKRARQNEKARKHNASLRSMTRTYLKKVLSAIKAGDHAAATTAFAAAVPVLDRIADKGIIHKNKAARHKSRLNAQIKALAA
- a CDS encoding HD-GYP domain-containing protein; the protein is MQKIPKQMLQKGMFIEEFCGSWMEHPFWRSRFVLASDDDLARILQSSITELWIDPTKGLGLSDAEARALPAVEEPNLEQLAASEAKAKPQRVSMGEELARARKICDRARSAVEQMFSEARMGKAVDAEHCKAMVEEISTSVSRNPGALISLARLKTADEYTYMHSVAVCALMIALARELALPEDQVKEAGLAGLLHDMGKALIPMSILNKAGKLTDAEFDIVKQHPKKGYELLVEAGNASQEVMDACLHHHEKTDGSGYPHKLLDADISLIAKMTAVCDVYDAITSNRPYKKGWDPAESIKKMAEWSKGHFDEAVFQGFVKSLGIYPVGSLVRLQSNRLGIVVEQSPGALLKPKVKVFFSVANNTRIAPVLLDLASSKVDEKIVSREPTDKWAFKDLDELWQVE
- a CDS encoding polyprenyl synthetase family protein, with the protein product MLSFHKAVAADFEQVNQLIIKQLHSDVGLVENIGHYLVEAGGKRLRPLLVLLCANALGYKQAARLDLAAIIEFIHTATLLHDDVVDVSALRRGRPTANAQWGNAPSVLVGDFLYSRAFQMMVGIGRMEIMNILANTTNVISEGEVQQLVNAKNPDISEADYYTVIHKKTAALFEAACESAALLAGAPKDTQEQLRAYGYHLGLAFQLVDDALDYEGDAATLGKNVGDDLAEGKPTLPLLRAMALGDAEQKALIAQAIRSSDASLLGQVLAVVKATGGSTYTLDAAKHQAQQAIAKLAVLPDSSYKQALVDLANFSVARDH
- the cgtA gene encoding Obg family GTPase CgtA, with product MKFVDEAPIFVAAGKGGNGCLSFRREKFVENGGPDGGDGGDGGSVYLEGDASLNTLIDYRYQPKYRAADGEKGRPAQCTGAKGDDVILKVPVGTTIIDAETNEILGDIKAAGEQLMVAHGGWHGLGNLRFKSSTNRAPRKTTHGSEGQQRTLKLELKVLADVGLLGLPNAGKSTFIRAVSSAKPKVANYPFTTLVPNLGVVKVQAHRSFVVADLPGLIEGASEGAGLGIRFLKHLTRCRVLLHLVDMAPFDESNPTENALAIAKELDAFSPTLAERERWLVLNKADLLPEEEFNARCDELIEAMDWQGPVFKIAGINQQGTEELAGRLMDHLEAVWEAEEEDPDKAEAELQAQEQMQREARERIAELRERYHARKAERKAAGEDGGDDDDWNEDDYDVEFVYEP
- the rpmA gene encoding 50S ribosomal protein L27, with translation MAHKKAGGSTRNGRDSESKRLGVKRFGGQVVLAGNILVRQRGTRFHAGENVGVGKDHTLFAKATGEVKFEVKGANNRKFVSIIPAA
- the murJ gene encoding murein biosynthesis integral membrane protein MurJ, producing the protein MTFMSRILGLVRDIVFARFIGSEAGADAFFVAFKIPNFLRRLFAEGAFAQAFVPVLSEYRSNGSHAAVKELINAVAGCLGSALFVLTVFACVASPLVAWLFAPGFAGDALKFALVSDMIRITFPYLMLISLTGFAGAILNSYDRFAIPAITPVFLNITLIFAALVASNWFAVPVMALAWGVFAAGCIQLVFQLPFLVRMHLLPVPSLDFQHPGVKRVLTLMVPALFGVSVSQINLLLDTVLASFLPTGSVSWLYYSDRLAELPLGVFGVAIATVILPSLSRQHAGVNSEKFSATLNWSLRMVLLIALPSTLALLLLASPILTTLFMYGKTTAQDIAMSTASLQAYAVGLTAFMLIKVLAPGFYARQDMKTPVRIGIIAMVANMVLNLAFVLPLYYYCNLGHVGLALATSVSALLNAWLLFKGLRAKQVLTLDSEWLRHGGRMLLANIAMAAVLLAGLTMAPSWHELSWLMRAMNLALLCCAGLFAYIAVLTLTGLRLRHLRNH
- the rplU gene encoding 50S ribosomal protein L21 encodes the protein MYAVFESGGKQHRVIEGETLKLEKIEVATGGKIEFDKVLLVANGDKVSLGEPVVKGALVTAEVVSHGRADKVKIVKFRRRKHSMKRQGHRQWFTEVKITSIKA
- the fabA gene encoding 3-hydroxyacyl-[acyl-carrier-protein] dehydratase FabA translates to MIPADRKNAYTRDDLLECGHGRMFGPGNAQLPIPNMLMLDRIVHIAAEGGEFGKGEIVAELDINPDLWFFDCHFPGDPVMPGCLGLDAMWQLVGFFLAWKGNPGRGRALGSGEVKFTGQILPTAKKVTYHINLKRVIERKLIMGIADGRVSVDGKDIYFAKDLRVGLFGNTDAF